In Duganella zoogloeoides, a single genomic region encodes these proteins:
- a CDS encoding cation:proton antiporter, which produces MTSVHWFILIGLLMLARGMAATTISRSPFTSAIVYLGVGLVLGPTILNLFHFDPAEESGFLEVLTEVAILISLFSAGIKMPVPFKLANWKAPMRLAWISMIFTVMLVAAFGFFVLGLPAGAAILLGGILAPTDPVLATDVQIRHAGDTDSLRFTLTCEAGMNDGSAAPFVFLGLGVLGLDETAGQPWRWLFVDVFWAALAAVVIGVAFGALTARLTWRLRMIKPRHDIMDDLVGLGLIAIAYGVATLVHAWGFLAVFFAAVALRQTELMMAGAPKDQEGLLEPDTGKSQVALDSAPGEGPITVSTESLVFKEHLERLSELTLVVLLGGMISLQEFTWQAVFMAAFLFFIARPAAVFLGLAGSATPVRLQAMTAWFGIRGIGSIYYLVFAIEAGLPPDLAAQLTNIVLFTIMLSIVVHGLSVKPLMNFWSR; this is translated from the coding sequence ATGACTTCCGTCCATTGGTTCATCCTGATCGGCCTGCTGATGCTGGCGCGCGGCATGGCCGCCACCACCATTTCGCGCTCGCCGTTCACGTCCGCCATCGTGTACCTGGGCGTGGGCCTGGTGCTCGGCCCCACCATCCTCAATCTGTTCCATTTCGATCCTGCCGAGGAGTCGGGTTTTCTGGAGGTACTGACCGAGGTCGCCATCCTGATCTCGCTGTTCTCGGCCGGGATCAAGATGCCGGTGCCGTTCAAACTCGCCAACTGGAAGGCTCCCATGCGCCTGGCCTGGATTTCGATGATCTTCACGGTGATGCTGGTGGCCGCCTTCGGCTTCTTCGTGCTGGGACTGCCCGCCGGTGCAGCGATCCTGCTCGGCGGCATCCTGGCGCCCACCGACCCGGTGCTGGCCACCGACGTCCAGATCCGCCACGCGGGCGACACCGACAGCCTGCGCTTCACCCTCACCTGCGAAGCCGGCATGAACGACGGCAGCGCCGCGCCGTTCGTCTTTCTGGGCCTGGGCGTGCTGGGGCTGGATGAAACGGCCGGCCAGCCGTGGCGCTGGCTGTTCGTCGATGTGTTCTGGGCGGCGCTGGCGGCCGTGGTGATCGGCGTGGCCTTTGGCGCCCTCACCGCGCGGCTGACCTGGCGCCTGCGCATGATCAAGCCGCGCCACGACATCATGGACGACCTGGTGGGACTGGGCCTGATCGCGATAGCTTACGGCGTGGCCACGCTGGTGCACGCATGGGGCTTCCTGGCCGTGTTCTTTGCGGCCGTGGCGCTGCGCCAGACCGAGTTGATGATGGCCGGCGCGCCGAAAGACCAGGAAGGACTGCTCGAACCCGATACCGGCAAATCCCAGGTGGCGCTCGATAGCGCACCGGGCGAAGGTCCGATCACGGTCAGCACCGAATCGCTGGTCTTCAAGGAACACCTCGAACGGCTGTCCGAACTGACGCTGGTGGTGCTGCTGGGCGGGATGATCTCGCTGCAGGAGTTCACCTGGCAGGCCGTATTCATGGCCGCCTTCCTGTTCTTCATTGCGCGGCCGGCAGCCGTGTTCCTCGGTCTGGCCGGCAGCGCCACGCCGGTGCGCTTGCAGGCGATGACCGCGTGGTTCGGCATCCGCGGCATCGGTTCGATCTACTACCTGGTGTTTGCCATCGAGGCCGGCCTGCCGCCCGACCTGGCCGCGCAGCTGACCAACATCGTGCTGTTTACCATCATGCTGTCGATCGTGGTGCACGGCTTGAGCGTCAAGCCTTTGATGAACTTCTGGAGCCGTTAG
- a CDS encoding MarR family winged helix-turn-helix transcriptional regulator, translating into MVEHAPNPSDDTKPLGLAYLVGRLDHVLGKRLRDCCAPAGVTVPQYTALSVFRAQGALSNAQLATRTMVSPQSANEMVKQMEGKGWIERSPDPSHGRIIQIQLTQAGHAILGQCDGKVREVELRMFPDMTPEERTQLYVSLRSAVRALSLEGI; encoded by the coding sequence ATGGTTGAACACGCTCCAAACCCGTCTGACGACACCAAGCCGCTGGGCCTGGCCTACCTGGTGGGCCGCCTCGATCACGTGCTGGGCAAGCGGCTGCGCGACTGCTGCGCGCCAGCCGGCGTGACGGTGCCGCAGTACACGGCGTTATCCGTGTTCCGGGCCCAGGGCGCGCTGTCGAACGCGCAGCTGGCCACGCGCACGATGGTGTCGCCGCAATCGGCCAATGAAATGGTCAAGCAGATGGAGGGGAAAGGCTGGATCGAGCGCTCGCCCGATCCGTCGCACGGTCGCATCATCCAGATCCAGTTGACGCAAGCAGGGCACGCGATCCTGGGCCAGTGCGACGGCAAGGTGCGCGAGGTGGAGCTGCGCATGTTCCCCGACATGACGCCCGAAGAACGCACGCAGCTTTACGTGTCGCTGCGCAGCGCGGTGCGCGCGCTCAGCCTGGAAGGGATTTGA
- a CDS encoding p-hydroxycinnamoyl CoA hydratase/lyase, producing MSKYAARWETVKVDVEAGIGWITLNRPDKRNAMSPTLNREMIDVLETLELDEEAQVIVLTGAGDAWTAGMDLKEYFRENDGKPEIFQERLRRDCSQWQWKLLRMYAKPTIAMVNGWCFGGAFSPLVACDLAIAADEAVFGLSEINWGIPPGNLVSKAVADTMGHRQALHYIMTGDTFTGQEAAAMGLINKSVPRAQLRDEVTALANKLLEKAPVVLRIAKNGFKRCRELNWDQNEDYLYAKVDQSNYRDPEKGRAQGLKQFLDDKTIKPGLQTFKRG from the coding sequence ATGTCGAAATACGCAGCGCGCTGGGAAACCGTCAAAGTGGACGTGGAGGCCGGCATCGGCTGGATCACCCTCAATCGCCCGGACAAGCGCAACGCCATGAGCCCTACGCTCAACCGCGAAATGATCGACGTCCTCGAGACGCTGGAACTCGACGAAGAAGCGCAAGTGATCGTGCTGACCGGGGCCGGCGACGCCTGGACCGCCGGCATGGACCTCAAGGAGTACTTCCGCGAAAACGACGGCAAGCCCGAGATTTTCCAGGAGCGCCTGCGCCGCGATTGCTCGCAGTGGCAATGGAAGCTGCTGCGCATGTACGCCAAGCCCACTATCGCCATGGTCAACGGCTGGTGCTTCGGCGGCGCGTTCTCGCCGCTGGTGGCCTGCGACCTGGCGATTGCCGCCGACGAAGCGGTGTTCGGCCTGTCCGAGATCAACTGGGGCATCCCGCCCGGCAACCTGGTCAGCAAGGCCGTCGCCGACACCATGGGCCACCGCCAGGCGCTCCACTACATCATGACCGGCGACACCTTCACCGGCCAGGAAGCGGCCGCCATGGGCCTGATTAACAAGAGCGTGCCGCGCGCCCAGCTGCGCGACGAGGTGACCGCGCTGGCCAACAAGCTGCTGGAAAAAGCCCCGGTCGTGCTGCGCATCGCCAAGAACGGCTTCAAGCGCTGCCGCGAACTCAATTGGGACCAGAACGAGGACTACCTGTACGCCAAGGTCGATCAGTCGAACTACCGCGATCCCGAAAAAGGCCGCGCCCAGGGCCTCAAGCAGTTCCTGGACGATAAGACCATCAAGCCGGGTCTGCAAACGTTCAAACGTGGTTAA
- a CDS encoding aldehyde dehydrogenase, with protein sequence MFDTDLLIGGSTHAAQDNTTFERRNPASGDVVTRAAAAQLADVDKAVKAASEAFPAWSALNPGARRTLLLKAADAMEGLRADFVARGVAEAGGSPMWYQFNVTLAANMLREAASMTTQISGEVIPSDVPGSLAMGVRQAAGVVVGIAPWNAPVILGTRAIAMPLACGNTVILKASELCPGLHRLIGTVFEQAGFPAGVVNVITNAPADAPAVVERLIAAPAVRRVNFTGSTNVGRIIAQHCARHLKPVLLELGGKNPLLVLDDADLDEAVEAAAFSAFFNQGQICMSADRILVDNKVASAFLDKLATKTATLKAAHADAPLTGMIDAAAATRVAAMLDDARQRGATVTQSSSPVQGNLLQPAIVDGVTPKMRVYQEESFGPIVSILRFDSDEEAIRLANDSEYGLSSAVFSRDIGRAMAVARQIESGICHINGPTVHDEAQMPFGGVKGSGYGRFGGKAAIAEFTELRWITIQTTPRHYPI encoded by the coding sequence ATGTTTGACACCGATCTGCTCATCGGCGGCAGCACGCACGCCGCCCAGGACAACACCACCTTCGAGCGCCGCAATCCCGCCAGCGGCGACGTCGTCACCCGTGCCGCCGCCGCCCAGCTGGCCGACGTGGACAAGGCTGTCAAGGCGGCCAGCGAAGCTTTCCCCGCCTGGTCCGCACTCAACCCGGGCGCGCGCCGCACGCTGCTGCTCAAGGCCGCCGATGCCATGGAAGGCCTGCGCGCCGATTTCGTGGCGCGCGGCGTGGCGGAAGCGGGCGGCAGCCCGATGTGGTACCAGTTCAATGTGACGCTGGCGGCCAACATGCTGCGCGAAGCGGCGTCGATGACCACCCAGATCAGCGGCGAAGTCATTCCGTCCGACGTGCCAGGATCGCTGGCGATGGGCGTGCGCCAGGCCGCCGGCGTGGTGGTGGGCATCGCGCCGTGGAATGCGCCGGTCATCCTCGGCACCCGGGCGATTGCCATGCCGCTCGCCTGCGGCAATACCGTCATTCTCAAGGCCTCCGAACTGTGCCCGGGCCTGCACCGCCTGATCGGCACCGTGTTCGAGCAAGCGGGCTTCCCTGCCGGCGTGGTCAACGTCATCACCAATGCGCCGGCCGACGCACCGGCCGTGGTCGAACGCCTGATCGCTGCACCGGCCGTGCGCCGCGTGAACTTCACCGGGTCCACGAACGTGGGCCGCATCATCGCCCAGCACTGCGCCAGACACCTGAAACCGGTGCTGCTGGAATTGGGTGGCAAAAACCCGCTGCTGGTCCTGGACGACGCCGACCTCGATGAAGCGGTGGAAGCGGCAGCGTTCAGCGCCTTCTTCAACCAGGGCCAGATCTGCATGTCCGCCGACCGCATCCTGGTGGACAACAAGGTGGCCAGCGCCTTCCTCGACAAGCTGGCCACCAAGACCGCCACCCTCAAGGCCGCCCATGCCGATGCCCCGCTGACCGGCATGATCGACGCTGCTGCCGCCACCCGCGTGGCCGCCATGCTGGACGATGCGCGCCAGCGCGGTGCCACCGTCACCCAGTCGTCCAGCCCGGTGCAAGGCAACCTGCTGCAGCCGGCGATTGTCGATGGCGTCACGCCGAAGATGCGCGTGTACCAGGAAGAGTCGTTCGGACCGATCGTCTCGATCCTGCGCTTCGACTCCGACGAGGAAGCGATCCGCCTGGCCAACGACAGCGAATACGGCCTGTCCTCGGCCGTGTTCAGCCGCGACATCGGCCGCGCGATGGCCGTGGCGCGCCAGATCGAATCGGGCATCTGCCATATCAATGGCCCCACCGTGCACGACGAGGCGCAGATGCCGTTCGGCGGCGTGAAAGGCAGCGGCTACGGGCGCTTTGGCGGCAAGGCGGCCATTGCCGAATTCACGGAGCTGCGCTGGATCACGATCCAGACCACGCCTCGCCACTATCCGATCTGA
- a CDS encoding feruloyl-CoA synthase, with protein sequence MNQSLNAERTSGTVKRRPVKLGNPEIAAWQHDGLWHVDAVTPLDAYPPRFTDRLESGAARHPDRTVVARRGPDGEWIRISYAQMLDRARRIGQALLDLDLSAERPLVILSGNDLEHYQLALGAMYAGVPFAPVSPSYSLVATDFGKLADMLERLTPGAIYASDGAAFSRAINAVLPALPADVQLVLAHGDVAGQEALRFAALLDAVPASVEAAHAAVNEHTIAKFLFTSGSTKKPKAVITTHGMLCSNQQMLLQSFPFMGDEPPVLVDWLPWNHTFGGSHNVGMALYNGGTLYLDDGKPTPRDFGATLRNLAEIAPTMYFNIPKGFEMLTDAMETDAKLSANFFSRVKLFLCAGAGLSQAAWDRLDQAGIRQTGESIRIITGLGMTETSPSCTFGTGSIIKAGYVGVPVPGCKVKLVPVGGKLEARFKGPHVMPGYWRAPDLTADAFDDEGYYRTGDALRFAEPEQPELGFMFDGRIAEDFKLDTGTFVSVGPLRARVISAATPYVLDAVVTGIDRSAIGLLVFPRLEHCQHLACLGEGATAAEVLASAPVREWFRLLLQRLNQDASGSSMRIDRLLLQAEPPSIDHRELTDKGSINQAAVLTRRAATVNALYEGSDPQVITAA encoded by the coding sequence ATGAATCAGTCTTTGAATGCGGAGCGGACCAGCGGTACAGTAAAACGGCGCCCGGTCAAACTGGGTAATCCCGAGATCGCAGCCTGGCAGCACGACGGGTTGTGGCACGTGGACGCCGTCACGCCGCTGGACGCCTATCCGCCGCGCTTTACCGACCGCCTGGAATCGGGCGCCGCGCGCCACCCGGACCGCACCGTGGTCGCCCGGCGCGGTCCGGACGGCGAATGGATACGCATCAGCTACGCGCAGATGCTGGACCGCGCACGCCGCATCGGCCAGGCGCTGCTCGACCTGGATTTGTCCGCCGAGCGGCCGCTGGTGATCCTGTCCGGGAACGACCTCGAACACTACCAGCTGGCGCTGGGCGCGATGTATGCCGGCGTGCCGTTTGCACCGGTGTCGCCGTCGTATTCGCTGGTGGCCACCGATTTCGGCAAGCTGGCCGACATGCTCGAACGCCTGACGCCGGGCGCGATTTATGCCAGCGACGGCGCCGCGTTCAGCCGCGCCATCAATGCCGTGCTGCCCGCGTTGCCGGCCGATGTGCAGCTGGTGTTGGCGCACGGCGACGTCGCGGGACAGGAAGCACTGCGCTTTGCCGCGCTGCTCGATGCCGTGCCAGCCTCGGTGGAGGCGGCCCACGCGGCCGTGAACGAGCACACCATCGCCAAGTTCCTGTTCACCTCCGGCTCCACCAAGAAGCCCAAGGCCGTCATCACCACCCACGGCATGTTGTGCAGCAACCAGCAAATGCTGCTGCAAAGTTTTCCGTTCATGGGCGACGAGCCGCCGGTGCTGGTGGACTGGCTGCCATGGAACCACACCTTCGGCGGCAGCCACAACGTGGGCATGGCGCTGTATAACGGCGGCACGCTCTACCTGGACGACGGCAAACCGACGCCGCGCGATTTCGGCGCCACGCTGCGCAACCTGGCCGAAATCGCGCCCACCATGTATTTCAACATCCCGAAGGGTTTCGAGATGCTGACCGACGCCATGGAAACCGATGCCAAGCTGTCCGCCAACTTCTTCTCGCGCGTCAAACTGTTCCTGTGTGCGGGTGCGGGCCTGTCGCAGGCGGCGTGGGACCGGCTCGACCAGGCGGGCATTCGCCAGACCGGCGAATCGATCCGCATCATCACGGGCCTGGGCATGACCGAGACGTCGCCGTCGTGCACCTTCGGTACCGGCAGCATCATCAAGGCCGGGTACGTCGGTGTGCCGGTCCCGGGCTGCAAGGTCAAGCTGGTGCCGGTGGGCGGCAAGCTCGAAGCGCGCTTCAAGGGACCGCACGTGATGCCCGGCTACTGGCGCGCGCCCGACCTCACCGCCGATGCGTTCGACGACGAGGGCTACTACCGCACTGGCGACGCGCTGCGCTTCGCCGAGCCGGAGCAGCCGGAACTGGGCTTCATGTTCGATGGCCGCATTGCCGAAGACTTCAAGCTCGATACCGGCACGTTCGTGAGCGTGGGGCCGTTGCGCGCGCGTGTGATCAGCGCGGCCACGCCGTATGTGCTCGACGCCGTGGTCACCGGCATCGACCGCAGCGCCATCGGCCTCCTGGTATTCCCGCGCCTGGAGCACTGCCAGCATCTGGCCTGCCTTGGCGAGGGCGCCACTGCCGCCGAGGTGCTGGCCAGCGCGCCGGTACGGGAATGGTTCCGGCTATTGCTGCAACGCCTGAACCAGGATGCCAGCGGCTCATCGATGCGCATCGACCGCCTGCTGCTGCAGGCGGAGCCGCCGTCCATCGATCACCGTGAGCTCACCGACAAGGGCTCGATCAACCAGGCGGCGGTGCTCACGCGCCGCGCGGCCACGGTCAACGCTTTATACGAAGGGTCCGATCCACAGGTTATCACCGCTGCTTAG
- a CDS encoding ABC transporter substrate-binding protein, with translation MKIIKLAAMSLTVGAAMLTMNAAYAQDTIKVGVIAALTGPFANIGKPFEDGIKTYMQQYGSTVAGKKIEIIYRDDGGSNADLSKRAAQELISRDKVQFLVGFSLTPSALAVAPIATKAKIPMIVMNAVTTGITSKSPYMLRTSMTMHQMTEPFGTWSGQNKVGKVYTLVSDYSTGHDAEAKFVKGFTAAGGKVVGSARSPLANPDYSPFIQRIKDEKPDALFFFAPGSEDGTALLKAFSDKGLDKAGIKFLGVGDMTSDSPTLEALGDRALGAITVLNYSTALDNPANKAFLAAYAAALPNRPPPTFVTVAAYDTMAMIYETARKLKGDISGDEAVKVLSGMKLDSPRGPISIDPATRDIVQNMYIREVRKVNGKLQNQPIGTLKDVPPQ, from the coding sequence ATGAAAATCATCAAACTGGCTGCCATGAGCCTGACGGTAGGCGCTGCAATGCTCACAATGAATGCGGCATATGCCCAGGACACCATCAAGGTCGGCGTGATCGCCGCGCTGACCGGACCTTTTGCCAATATCGGCAAGCCGTTCGAGGACGGCATCAAGACCTATATGCAGCAGTACGGCAGCACCGTGGCGGGCAAGAAGATCGAGATCATCTACCGCGACGACGGCGGCAGCAATGCCGACCTGTCCAAGCGCGCGGCGCAGGAGCTGATCTCGCGCGACAAGGTGCAGTTCCTGGTCGGCTTCTCGCTCACGCCAAGCGCGTTGGCCGTGGCGCCGATTGCCACCAAGGCCAAGATTCCGATGATCGTGATGAACGCGGTCACCACCGGCATCACGTCGAAGTCTCCGTACATGCTGCGTACCAGCATGACCATGCACCAGATGACGGAGCCGTTCGGCACCTGGTCGGGCCAGAACAAGGTGGGCAAGGTGTACACGCTGGTGAGCGATTACAGTACTGGCCACGATGCGGAGGCCAAGTTCGTTAAGGGTTTCACGGCCGCCGGCGGCAAGGTGGTGGGATCGGCCCGTTCGCCGCTGGCCAATCCCGACTACTCGCCATTCATCCAGCGCATCAAGGATGAAAAACCCGATGCCCTGTTCTTCTTCGCACCGGGGTCGGAGGACGGCACCGCGCTATTGAAAGCCTTCAGCGACAAGGGGCTGGACAAGGCAGGCATCAAGTTCCTGGGCGTGGGCGACATGACCAGCGATTCGCCGACGCTCGAAGCGCTGGGCGACCGCGCGCTGGGCGCCATCACGGTACTGAACTACTCGACCGCGCTGGACAACCCGGCCAACAAGGCCTTCCTGGCCGCCTACGCCGCCGCTCTGCCCAACCGTCCGCCGCCGACCTTTGTCACCGTGGCCGCTTACGACACCATGGCCATGATCTACGAGACCGCCCGTAAGCTCAAGGGCGACATCAGCGGCGACGAAGCGGTCAAAGTGTTGAGCGGCATGAAGCTCGACAGCCCGCGCGGCCCGATCAGCATCGACCCCGCCACCCGCGACATCGTGCAGAACATGTACATCCGCGAAGTGCGCAAGGTGAACGGCAAGCTGCAAAACCAGCCGATCGGCACCCTGAAAGACGTCCCGCCGCAGTAA
- a CDS encoding tannase/feruloyl esterase family alpha/beta hydrolase yields MQPTLKLSIIAANLLLLTACSGGSSSLGANTPATPALPQLAAATGATLASCTDLATKIQLANTTITAANTVAAGALTIAGKPVPAHCQVTGRMFDRVSTVDGQRYAIGFEMRLPTNWNGRFFYQANGGLDGSVVPATGPVGGGGPLDNALNQGFAVISSDAGHGAPTPFFGADPQARLDYGHQAVGKLTPMAKSLIETAYGKKPDRSYIGGCSNGGRHAMVAAARYADQYDGVLVGNPGYRLPLAAVANIAGGKAYASLATTAGDPSTGFTAAERTLVSNAVLAKCDALDGATDGMVQNTQACQAGFDLNRDVATCSGARDGSCLSAAQKTAIGGLFAGATTAAGIKIYTSFPYDAGLATSDWASWKFSSPTTRDSGAVGLVFQAPPENGATFDGAAFVRDGDLAAMLAKVGATSGLFTESALSFMVPPNATDLSQLKNRGAKMMVYHGTSDPIFSSNDSAAWYDGLRTANGGDAANFARYYQVPGMNHCSGGPSAEQFDMLTPLVNWVEKGVAPDSVTASARGAGNAGGVNASVPAAWSPARTRPLCPYPKTAKYKGSGSIEDAANFSCS; encoded by the coding sequence ATGCAACCCACGCTCAAATTATCGATCATCGCCGCCAACCTGCTGCTGCTGACCGCCTGCTCCGGCGGCAGCTCCAGCCTGGGCGCGAATACGCCCGCCACACCGGCCCTGCCGCAACTGGCCGCCGCCACCGGCGCCACGCTTGCGTCGTGCACCGACCTGGCGACAAAGATCCAGCTGGCCAACACCACCATCACTGCCGCCAATACTGTTGCGGCCGGTGCGCTCACCATCGCCGGCAAGCCGGTGCCGGCACACTGCCAGGTCACCGGTCGCATGTTCGACCGCGTGAGCACGGTCGATGGCCAGCGCTACGCGATTGGCTTCGAGATGCGTTTGCCCACCAACTGGAACGGCCGCTTCTTCTACCAGGCTAACGGCGGTCTCGATGGCTCGGTGGTGCCGGCGACCGGCCCGGTGGGCGGTGGCGGCCCGCTGGACAATGCCTTGAACCAGGGCTTCGCTGTCATCAGTTCCGACGCCGGCCATGGCGCACCCACGCCCTTCTTTGGCGCCGATCCGCAGGCGCGGCTCGACTACGGCCACCAGGCGGTGGGCAAGCTCACGCCGATGGCCAAGAGCCTGATCGAAACCGCGTACGGCAAAAAGCCGGACCGCTCGTACATCGGCGGCTGCTCCAACGGCGGCCGCCACGCGATGGTGGCGGCAGCGCGCTACGCCGACCAGTACGACGGCGTGTTGGTCGGCAATCCCGGCTACCGGCTGCCGCTGGCGGCGGTAGCCAATATCGCGGGCGGCAAGGCCTACGCATCGCTGGCAACGACCGCCGGCGATCCATCCACCGGCTTTACGGCGGCCGAGCGTACGCTGGTGTCCAACGCGGTGCTGGCCAAGTGCGACGCGCTCGATGGCGCCACCGACGGCATGGTACAAAACACGCAAGCGTGCCAGGCCGGGTTCGATCTCAATCGCGACGTCGCCACCTGCAGCGGTGCGCGTGACGGCAGCTGTCTGAGCGCAGCGCAAAAAACCGCCATCGGCGGCCTGTTCGCCGGCGCCACCACGGCAGCCGGCATCAAGATTTATACCAGCTTCCCTTACGATGCGGGCCTGGCCACGAGCGACTGGGCCAGCTGGAAGTTCAGCAGCCCGACCACGCGCGACTCGGGCGCAGTGGGACTGGTGTTCCAGGCGCCGCCGGAAAACGGCGCCACCTTCGACGGAGCGGCGTTCGTGCGCGACGGCGACCTTGCTGCCATGTTGGCCAAGGTGGGCGCCACCAGCGGGCTTTTCACGGAAAGCGCGCTGTCGTTCATGGTGCCGCCCAATGCCACCGATTTGTCGCAGCTGAAAAATCGCGGCGCCAAGATGATGGTCTATCACGGCACCAGCGATCCCATTTTCTCGAGCAACGACAGCGCCGCCTGGTACGATGGCCTGCGCACCGCCAACGGCGGCGACGCCGCCAACTTCGCGCGTTACTACCAGGTTCCGGGCATGAACCACTGCTCGGGCGGACCCAGCGCCGAGCAATTCGACATGCTGACGCCTTTGGTGAACTGGGTGGAAAAAGGCGTGGCGCCCGACAGCGTGACGGCCAGCGCGCGCGGCGCGGGCAATGCCGGTGGTGTGAACGCCAGCGTGCCGGCGGCATGGTCGCCGGCACGCACACGACCATTGTGCCCGTATCCGAAAACCGCAAAGTACAAGGGCAGCGGCAGCATCGAGGATGCGGCGAACTTCAGCTGTTCGTAG